The Bradyrhizobium sp. WBAH42 genome includes a window with the following:
- a CDS encoding adenylate/guanylate cyclase domain-containing protein, producing MPKFLRIGVHQSNVSGYTSKAWCVRRVGSAVFLKWGAVEVHGTGAARKVYWSRLPQEKTVRCGSAQAAQDYTKAAIARRRSHRYEPLTGAIANRRPSAARSAELKQALATILIVDIVGSTAKAAKLGDARWTKVMGHYYAAVRKELKTCGGKEVVTTGDGVLATFRKPAAAIACASAIQKAVRTLGLEIRVGLHTGEYTISGGEMVGLAFHIGTRIAAKARAGEVLVSSAVKELMTTQTAIGLRDHGVHRLKGVPERWRLWRVEG from the coding sequence ATGCCCAAATTCCTCCGCATCGGTGTCCATCAGTCCAACGTCTCCGGATACACGTCGAAGGCGTGGTGCGTCAGGCGGGTCGGCTCGGCGGTCTTCCTGAAATGGGGCGCGGTCGAGGTGCATGGCACAGGTGCTGCGCGCAAGGTCTATTGGTCGCGCCTGCCGCAGGAGAAGACCGTTCGTTGCGGCAGTGCGCAAGCCGCGCAGGACTACACCAAAGCCGCGATCGCGCGGCGCCGCAGCCATCGCTATGAGCCGCTGACCGGCGCGATCGCGAACCGGCGGCCGTCGGCCGCACGCAGCGCCGAGCTCAAGCAGGCGCTCGCCACCATCCTGATCGTCGACATCGTCGGCTCCACCGCGAAGGCGGCCAAGCTCGGCGATGCGCGCTGGACCAAGGTGATGGGCCATTACTACGCGGCGGTCCGCAAAGAGCTGAAGACGTGCGGCGGCAAGGAAGTCGTCACCACCGGCGACGGCGTGCTGGCGACCTTCAGGAAGCCCGCCGCCGCCATCGCCTGCGCCAGCGCGATCCAGAAAGCCGTGCGCACGCTCGGCCTCGAGATCAGGGTTGGCCTGCACACCGGCGAATACACCATCAGCGGCGGCGAGATGGTCGGCCTCGCCTTCCACATCGGCACCCGTATTGCCGCGAAGGCGCGCGCCGGCGAGGTCCTGGTGTCGAGCGCGGTGAAGGAGCTGATGACGACGCAGACGGCGATCGGCCTGCGCGATCACGGCGTGCACCGGCTGAAGGGCGTGCCGGAAAGGTGGAGGCTGTGGCGGGTGGAGGGGTGA
- a CDS encoding Ku protein translates to MAPRANWKGFLRLSLVTCPVALYPATSESEKISFNQLNRQTGHRIKYVKVDTETGDEVPNEDIVKGYELEKGQYIEVSKEELEEIALESTRTIEIDEFVDRSDIDPRYLIRPYYIRPDGKVGHDAFAVIRETIREMDKVAIGRVVLTNREHIIALEPMDKGLVGTLLRYPYEVRSEQDYFDDIQDVKVTKDMLDLARHIVNQKAGRFEPDKFEDHYETALIELINEKRAGKVIRPKERPKGENVVDLMEALRRSVGKEAGKQAAPAKADKPAKKPRKAAAGQKEMLMPIAGKKAAAKESSAKKPASGARRKSA, encoded by the coding sequence ATGGCCCCGCGCGCCAATTGGAAAGGCTTCCTGAGACTGTCCCTCGTCACCTGCCCCGTGGCGCTCTATCCGGCCACGTCCGAGAGCGAGAAGATCTCGTTCAACCAGCTCAACCGGCAGACCGGCCACCGCATCAAATATGTGAAAGTGGACACGGAAACCGGCGATGAGGTGCCGAATGAGGACATCGTCAAGGGCTACGAGCTCGAGAAGGGCCAGTACATCGAGGTATCCAAGGAAGAGCTCGAGGAGATCGCGCTGGAGTCCACCCGCACCATCGAGATCGACGAGTTCGTCGACAGGTCGGATATCGACCCGCGCTATTTGATCCGCCCCTATTACATCCGCCCCGACGGCAAGGTCGGCCACGACGCCTTCGCGGTGATCCGCGAGACCATCCGCGAGATGGACAAGGTCGCGATCGGGCGGGTGGTGCTGACCAACCGCGAGCACATCATCGCGCTGGAGCCGATGGACAAGGGCCTGGTCGGCACCCTCTTGCGCTACCCCTACGAGGTGCGCAGCGAGCAAGACTATTTCGACGACATCCAGGACGTGAAAGTCACCAAGGACATGCTCGATCTCGCCCGGCACATCGTCAACCAGAAGGCCGGACGCTTCGAACCCGACAAGTTCGAGGATCATTACGAGACCGCGCTGATCGAGCTGATCAACGAAAAGCGCGCCGGCAAGGTGATCCGGCCGAAGGAGCGGCCGAAGGGCGAGAACGTCGTCGACCTCATGGAGGCGCTGCGGCGAAGCGTCGGCAAGGAAGCCGGGAAGCAGGCCGCGCCCGCGAAGGCAGACAAGCCCGCCAAGAAGCCGAGGAAGGCGGCGGCCGGCCAGAAGGAGATGCTGATGCCGATCGCGGGCAAGAAGGCGGCCGCCAAGGAGTCGTCTGCGAAAAAGCCGGCCTCAGGGGCGCGGCGGAAATCGGCATGA
- a CDS encoding DUF3833 family protein yields MAIDAFAGTTPVFLPEQFFVGRLEGWAVVESLVGGLLKRATITAHGELDADTDTVVLTETYTFDDGHSDTLRWTIHKLGEGQYTGHENRLEGEATGEQAGCAFHWTYTRDTPQGDGKSFKLNFDDWLYAIDDRACIVRGSAGRAGIPFATAHVTYRKL; encoded by the coding sequence ATGGCCATTGATGCGTTCGCTGGCACCACGCCGGTGTTTCTCCCTGAGCAATTCTTCGTCGGCCGCCTGGAAGGATGGGCGGTGGTCGAGAGCCTCGTCGGCGGGCTGTTGAAGCGGGCGACGATTACGGCGCATGGCGAGTTGGACGCGGACACCGACACAGTCGTCCTGACCGAAACCTACACCTTCGATGACGGCCACAGCGACACGCTGCGCTGGACGATCCACAAGCTGGGCGAGGGTCAATACACCGGCCATGAGAACCGCCTGGAAGGCGAAGCCACCGGCGAGCAGGCCGGTTGTGCATTCCATTGGACGTACACGCGCGACACGCCCCAAGGCGATGGAAAGTCGTTCAAGCTGAACTTCGATGATTGGCTCTATGCGATCGACGACCGCGCCTGCATCGTGCGCGGCAGTGCAGGGCGCGCGGGCATTCCGTTCGCGACGGCGCATGTGACTTATCGGAAGCTTTAG
- a CDS encoding adenylate/guanylate cyclase domain-containing protein — protein MNAPDTYAPTQADGVIDWLTNGTRDERYIDDIFAQMCIRLQQAGIPVQRATLHVLINHPQWLGARMMWSDGMREAEIALVDYDVRERSEYIGSAANEIHDGAAEVRERLAQDSAHRRKHALYDEMRAKGLTDYVAWPLYHTLGKRHIVTFATARPGGFDDAHVAGLKKLLPVLALVSEIRIKNRLARTLLETYVGTHAGELILAGATRRGSGTTVRAAIMICDLRDFTKISDNWPRDDVIDLLNDYFDAMSEPIARHGGEILKFIGDGLLAIFPLHQPNACANLLHAVGEARGAMAALNERNSGSGRAPLNYGIGVHVGDVMYGNIGSARRLDFTVIGPAVNMASRLETLTKTLGRNVLLSRDFAELVEKQFALEHVGSHEVRGFNAPIELYAYPARATSG, from the coding sequence ATGAATGCGCCAGATACATACGCCCCCACGCAGGCCGACGGCGTCATCGACTGGCTGACCAACGGCACGCGCGACGAGCGCTACATCGACGACATCTTCGCGCAGATGTGCATCCGCCTGCAGCAGGCGGGCATTCCGGTGCAGCGCGCGACGCTCCATGTGCTGATCAATCACCCGCAATGGCTGGGCGCCCGGATGATGTGGTCCGACGGGATGCGCGAGGCGGAGATTGCGTTGGTCGACTACGATGTGCGCGAGCGATCCGAATATATCGGCAGCGCCGCCAACGAGATCCATGACGGCGCCGCCGAGGTGCGCGAGCGGCTCGCGCAGGATTCCGCGCATCGCCGCAAGCACGCCCTCTATGACGAGATGCGGGCCAAGGGCCTGACCGACTATGTCGCCTGGCCGCTCTACCATACGCTCGGCAAGCGGCACATCGTCACTTTCGCGACCGCCCGGCCCGGCGGGTTCGACGATGCGCATGTCGCCGGCCTGAAGAAGCTGTTGCCGGTGCTGGCATTGGTCAGCGAGATCCGCATCAAGAACCGGCTGGCGCGCACGCTGCTGGAGACCTATGTCGGCACGCATGCCGGCGAGCTGATCCTGGCCGGCGCCACAAGGCGCGGCAGCGGCACGACGGTGCGCGCCGCGATCATGATCTGCGACCTCAGGGACTTCACCAAGATCTCCGACAACTGGCCGCGCGACGACGTGATCGACCTGCTCAACGACTATTTCGACGCGATGTCGGAGCCGATCGCGCGGCACGGCGGCGAGATCCTCAAATTCATCGGCGACGGGCTGCTCGCCATCTTCCCGCTGCATCAGCCGAACGCCTGCGCCAATCTGCTGCACGCGGTGGGGGAGGCGAGGGGAGCCATGGCCGCGCTCAACGAGCGGAACAGCGGAAGCGGCCGCGCGCCGCTGAATTACGGCATCGGCGTCCACGTTGGCGACGTCATGTACGGCAATATCGGATCGGCCAGGCGGCTCGACTTCACGGTGATCGGCCCGGCCGTCAACATGGCCTCCCGCCTGGAGACACTGACCAAGACGCTCGGCAGGAACGTGCTGCTGTCACGCGATTTCGCCGAGCTGGTCGAGAAGCAGTTCGCGCTGGAGCATGTCGGCAGCCACGAGGTGCGCGGCTTCAACGCTCCGATCGAGCTGTATGCCTATCCGGCTCGCGCTACTTCCGGTTAG
- a CDS encoding EAL domain-containing protein, translating to MGFFARLRDSFSVGDTSDPLGRALLVEQFRVLRKQVPVLYAMLLVNSISVGLVLPNTISAWLRFALPAALLAACLFRLAQWLRLKKADFTAEEAYLELARVRTATVVLSSGFVIWILALFMVVDPGLRASVSLLLFMGCVGTAYCLGSFPPATRLTMIIAGAPIATLLLLSGEGMLVSVGINLLVLLALLARMINTNFRSFVKLVETHGRLSEEGDRARAAEQTATAFAERFDRALNNMSHGLCFFDDDQRLIVCNRQYLEIYDLDPKLVRPGMKLTEIVDLRYSAGSAPKMSKQDYLVWRNSAPVSAENSDTTVELTNGRIVRIKHRPMEGKGWVATHEDITERHRTEMALAEAKTAAEQAEAAARAAHTHLTEALDVVPEGLAVFDKDDRLVLWNHQYAEFYTASREALAAGTPFETMLRTGLAAGQYPDAAGREEAWLAERLAHHALPHHSHEQHLAGDRWVRVEERRTSDGGSIGVRIDITDLKRREASFRLLFEENPLPMWVVDAKRRRLIAVNGAMCRHYGYSRHDLLAMSERQLEYCERQDAEQDYELHRTADGEAIQVVIESRPLVYEGRPAHVCVAFDVTERNRAQQRVSYLAGHDALTELPNRAALGEHLGDAIERAEITDGAFAVLCIDLDHFKAINDRFGHAVGDAVLREASRRLQEAAQGAYVARVGGDEFIGVTDELPLPATAELLATRMRAQFERPIEVDGHALKIDLCVGVALYPRDADNAASLLANADAALYRAKHEGRGAIRLFTSAMDQQLRDRRALEHDLRLAVERGEFYLEYQPQHHRDGTLMAYEALVRWRHPLRGVIPPGEFIPIAEQSGAIAQIDDWVLMEACREAASWDQPLRVAVNVSAAQFRRENLDAQVRRALRESGLPAARLELEITEGVLIEDVPRARRTMQSLKSLGILIALDDFGTGYSSLSYLEAFPLDRIKVDRSFVAALGQSERSLAIVRAVIGLAHGLGVPVLAEGIETEAQMSLLVQEGCDEMQGYLLGRPRRLEAAAEKVRRAAS from the coding sequence ATGGGCTTCTTCGCGCGGCTTCGCGACTCCTTCTCCGTGGGCGACACGAGCGATCCGCTCGGCCGTGCGCTGCTGGTCGAACAGTTCCGGGTTTTGCGCAAGCAGGTGCCCGTTCTCTACGCCATGCTCCTGGTCAACAGCATCAGCGTCGGGCTGGTCCTTCCCAACACGATATCGGCGTGGCTGCGATTTGCCTTGCCGGCCGCCCTTCTGGCGGCCTGTCTGTTTCGGCTCGCCCAGTGGCTGCGGCTCAAGAAGGCCGATTTCACCGCCGAGGAGGCGTATCTCGAGCTTGCAAGAGTTCGCACCGCCACGGTGGTGCTCAGCTCCGGCTTCGTGATCTGGATCCTGGCGCTGTTCATGGTCGTCGATCCCGGTCTGCGCGCCTCGGTCTCGCTGCTTCTCTTCATGGGCTGCGTCGGCACCGCCTACTGCCTCGGCAGCTTTCCGCCCGCGACGCGGCTGACGATGATCATCGCCGGCGCACCGATCGCCACGCTCCTCTTGCTCTCGGGCGAGGGGATGCTGGTCTCGGTCGGGATCAATCTCCTGGTGTTGCTCGCTCTGCTCGCCCGGATGATCAACACCAATTTCCGTTCCTTCGTGAAGCTGGTCGAGACCCACGGACGGCTGTCCGAGGAGGGTGACCGCGCGCGGGCCGCAGAGCAGACCGCGACCGCCTTCGCCGAGCGCTTCGACAGGGCGCTCAACAACATGTCCCATGGCCTCTGCTTCTTCGACGACGATCAGCGCCTGATCGTCTGCAACAGGCAATATCTCGAGATCTACGATCTGGATCCGAAGCTGGTCCGGCCCGGCATGAAGCTGACCGAGATCGTCGATCTCCGCTATTCGGCCGGCAGCGCGCCGAAGATGTCGAAGCAGGACTATCTGGTCTGGCGCAACAGCGCTCCGGTGAGCGCCGAGAATTCGGATACCACCGTGGAATTGACCAACGGCCGGATCGTGCGGATCAAGCATCGCCCGATGGAGGGCAAGGGCTGGGTCGCCACCCACGAGGATATCACCGAGCGTCATCGAACCGAGATGGCGCTTGCGGAAGCCAAGACGGCGGCCGAGCAGGCCGAAGCCGCCGCCCGCGCCGCTCACACCCATCTGACCGAAGCCCTCGACGTCGTCCCCGAAGGACTTGCCGTTTTCGACAAGGACGATCGCCTGGTGCTCTGGAATCATCAATACGCCGAATTCTACACGGCGAGCCGGGAAGCCCTTGCGGCCGGCACGCCGTTCGAAACCATGCTTCGAACGGGCCTTGCCGCGGGACAATACCCGGACGCCGCGGGGCGCGAGGAGGCGTGGCTCGCCGAGCGCCTCGCGCACCACGCGCTGCCGCACCATTCGCACGAGCAGCATCTGGCGGGCGACCGCTGGGTCCGCGTCGAGGAACGGCGTACCAGCGACGGCGGCAGCATCGGCGTCCGCATCGACATCACCGACCTCAAGCGCCGCGAGGCCTCGTTCCGCCTGCTGTTCGAGGAGAACCCGCTTCCGATGTGGGTGGTCGACGCCAAGCGGCGGCGCCTCATCGCCGTCAATGGCGCGATGTGCCGGCACTACGGCTATTCCCGCCACGACCTGCTCGCGATGTCCGAACGTCAGCTCGAATATTGCGAGCGACAGGACGCAGAGCAGGACTACGAATTGCACAGGACCGCCGACGGCGAGGCTATCCAGGTCGTGATCGAATCCCGGCCGCTGGTCTATGAGGGCCGTCCGGCCCATGTCTGCGTCGCCTTCGACGTCACCGAGCGCAATCGGGCGCAACAGCGGGTGAGCTATCTCGCGGGCCACGACGCGCTCACGGAGCTGCCCAACAGGGCCGCGCTGGGTGAGCATCTCGGCGATGCCATCGAGCGCGCGGAGATCACGGACGGCGCCTTCGCGGTGCTCTGCATCGATCTCGACCACTTCAAGGCGATCAACGACCGCTTCGGTCATGCCGTCGGCGATGCCGTGCTGCGCGAAGCCTCGCGCCGGCTGCAGGAGGCCGCGCAGGGAGCTTACGTGGCGCGCGTCGGCGGTGACGAGTTCATTGGCGTCACCGATGAGCTGCCGCTGCCGGCGACCGCCGAGCTGCTTGCGACGCGCATGCGGGCGCAATTCGAGCGTCCGATCGAGGTCGACGGCCACGCGCTCAAGATCGACCTCTGTGTCGGCGTTGCGCTCTATCCGCGCGATGCGGACAACGCCGCCTCGCTGCTCGCAAACGCCGATGCCGCGCTCTATCGCGCCAAGCACGAGGGCAGGGGAGCCATCCGCCTGTTCACCAGCGCGATGGACCAGCAGCTGCGCGACCGCCGCGCGCTGGAGCACGATCTGCGCCTCGCGGTGGAGCGGGGCGAGTTCTATCTCGAGTACCAGCCGCAGCATCATCGGGACGGCACGCTGATGGCTTACGAGGCGCTGGTGCGCTGGCGGCATCCGTTGCGCGGTGTCATTCCTCCGGGAGAGTTCATCCCGATCGCGGAGCAGAGCGGCGCCATCGCGCAGATCGACGATTGGGTGCTGATGGAGGCGTGCCGGGAGGCGGCGTCATGGGATCAGCCGCTGCGGGTCGCCGTCAACGTCTCCGCGGCCCAGTTCCGCCGCGAAAACCTCGATGCGCAGGTCCGAAGGGCGCTGCGCGAGAGCGGGCTGCCGGCCGCGCGGCTCGAGCTCGAAATCACCGAAGGTGTCCTGATCGAGGACGTGCCGCGCGCCAGGCGGACCATGCAGTCGCTCAAGTCGCTCGGCATCCTGATCGCGCTCGACGATTTCGGAACGGGCTATTCGTCGCTGTCCTATCTCGAAGCGTTTCCTCTCGACCGGATCAAGGTCGACCGCTCCTTCGTCGCCGCTCTCGGCCAGAGCGAGCGCTCGCTCGCCATCGTCCGCGCCGTGATCGGCCTCGCCCACGGGCTCGGCGTCCCCGTCCTCGCCGAAGGCATCGAGACCGAGGCCCAGATGTCGCTCCTCGTCCAGGAAGGCTGCGACGAGATGCAGGGCTATCTCTTGGGGCGGCCGCGGCGGCTGGAGGCGGCGGCGGAGAAGGTGAGGCGGGCGGCGTCTTAA
- a CDS encoding response regulator transcription factor — MDDITNSSKRLDGSLHLPVLVFVEPLLLPRTCILNVLRRELAEFEILDMATVESLDCTSTRDVRLVVLSIADKPIDDPSVEGSLAFVAECCPNAAVAILSNHDDEPTVQAAMQRGVRGFLSTSLPIEIAIAGLRLVLVGGVYRPLPVAGMNRIPDFEPPDARGLARASLVNEGAGVTIERSVPDLTPREQQVLAELALGLPNKLIAAKLNLSESTVKMHIQHIMRKCAAHNRTEAVLRWRGRLPSQGHDPGAGPMQET; from the coding sequence ATGGACGACATAACCAACTCCTCAAAGCGGCTCGATGGGTCACTTCACTTGCCGGTTCTGGTGTTCGTCGAACCGCTCCTGTTGCCTCGCACATGTATTCTGAACGTCCTCAGGCGGGAATTGGCGGAATTCGAGATCCTAGACATGGCAACGGTCGAAAGCCTGGACTGCACATCAACCCGCGATGTTCGTCTGGTGGTGCTGAGTATCGCAGACAAGCCCATCGACGATCCCTCGGTTGAGGGAAGTCTCGCCTTCGTTGCGGAGTGTTGTCCCAACGCCGCCGTTGCAATTCTGTCAAACCATGACGACGAGCCGACCGTGCAGGCCGCGATGCAGCGGGGTGTGCGCGGCTTTCTTTCTACCTCGCTGCCGATCGAGATTGCCATAGCTGGCCTGCGCCTTGTCCTTGTCGGCGGCGTCTACAGGCCGTTGCCCGTCGCCGGGATGAACAGGATACCGGATTTCGAGCCGCCAGATGCGCGCGGGCTTGCGCGCGCATCTCTTGTGAACGAGGGAGCCGGAGTGACTATCGAAAGGAGCGTGCCGGATCTCACGCCTCGTGAGCAACAGGTTCTGGCGGAATTGGCGCTCGGCCTGCCCAACAAGCTGATCGCCGCCAAATTGAACCTGTCGGAAAGCACAGTCAAAATGCACATCCAGCACATCATGAGGAAATGTGCTGCGCACAATCGGACGGAAGCCGTGCTGCGCTGGCGCGGCCGGTTGCCGTCGCAGGGGCACGACCCCGGCGCAGGTCCGATGCAGGAGACTTAG
- a CDS encoding type I secretion system permease/ATPase: protein MLMPPIRLPILPQIRTPLHTALRSCVGPLGLVFAYSCSYNLLLFAPSIYLLQIYDRVLSSRSGDTLLLLTLIVAITVVVGGVFDALRRAVLGRLGAWLDDRLRPCVLSAGLESAFRSDWTQASGAYRDLTVLRQFVESGSCTMLFDALWAPLFLLVLVLIHPLLGVVGACCVAFLFALTVAGELVTEDVLLRSGAALSRSYGRLQTAAGNIHMIRAMGMFDSAARMIHRDAQHARREHDVALRRGEIVSLVAKPVRALSQVLIMGAAAWLVLDHGKSPAIIFASTLMFSRALAPVESAVAGWKSLVTAVSACQRLGALLAAFPVARQESAGVFPPQARSGLVVDNVGVWLAGTDHLLLNGVSFSLMPGECLGIIGPSGSGKSLLGQVIAGLSMPTHGRVLLDNTDVSLLRETRNGDGLGYLPQDINLIGDTINDIIARLEDADRQKVVEAAKLAGIHGAIMRLPQGYDTVVHSETIFSRGYRQRLGLARAFFGSPRLIVLDEPNASLDYGGERMLLDAIERMKLAGVILVVVTHRMGLLAATDKIAIMEDGAVAAFGDSEDIFERHLSRPQVTSQVAP, encoded by the coding sequence ATGCTGATGCCGCCCATTCGGTTGCCCATCCTGCCGCAGATCCGGACGCCACTGCACACAGCCCTCCGGTCCTGCGTGGGACCGCTAGGTCTCGTATTCGCATATAGCTGCAGTTACAATCTGCTACTGTTTGCGCCCTCCATCTATCTTCTTCAGATCTACGACCGGGTGTTGTCGAGCCGGAGCGGCGACACGTTGCTCCTGCTCACGCTCATCGTCGCGATCACAGTGGTCGTCGGCGGCGTGTTCGATGCATTGCGGCGCGCCGTCCTTGGACGCCTCGGCGCCTGGCTCGACGATCGCCTTCGTCCCTGCGTGCTTTCGGCCGGCCTCGAATCGGCGTTTCGCAGCGATTGGACGCAAGCGTCGGGCGCATATCGGGACCTCACCGTGCTGCGCCAGTTCGTCGAGTCCGGCTCATGTACGATGCTGTTCGACGCGCTCTGGGCGCCCTTGTTCCTCCTTGTCCTCGTTCTGATCCATCCCCTGCTTGGCGTGGTGGGCGCCTGCTGCGTCGCCTTCCTGTTCGCACTCACGGTCGCCGGAGAGCTGGTCACGGAAGACGTTTTGCTCAGGTCCGGCGCCGCGCTCTCCAGAAGCTACGGTCGCCTTCAGACTGCCGCGGGCAACATCCACATGATCCGCGCCATGGGAATGTTCGATAGCGCCGCGCGCATGATCCACCGTGACGCGCAGCACGCGCGCAGAGAGCACGATGTGGCGCTCCGGCGAGGCGAGATCGTTTCTCTCGTCGCCAAGCCGGTTCGCGCGCTGTCGCAGGTCTTGATCATGGGGGCTGCGGCGTGGCTCGTCCTCGATCACGGGAAAAGTCCGGCAATCATCTTTGCTTCTACGCTGATGTTCAGCCGGGCGCTCGCGCCGGTCGAAAGTGCGGTCGCAGGCTGGAAATCACTCGTGACGGCCGTGAGCGCCTGTCAGCGGCTCGGCGCACTTCTCGCCGCATTCCCCGTCGCCCGGCAGGAGAGCGCCGGGGTTTTCCCGCCGCAGGCGCGAAGCGGCCTCGTCGTCGACAATGTGGGCGTGTGGCTTGCGGGGACCGACCATCTTCTGCTGAACGGCGTCTCCTTCAGCCTCATGCCCGGAGAATGCCTAGGCATCATCGGTCCGTCCGGGTCAGGCAAGTCCTTGCTCGGCCAGGTGATCGCCGGGCTGTCGATGCCGACGCATGGCCGTGTCCTCCTCGACAATACCGACGTTTCGCTGCTTCGCGAGACCCGAAACGGCGACGGCCTCGGATATCTCCCCCAGGATATCAATCTGATCGGCGATACCATCAACGACATCATCGCACGCCTTGAAGATGCGGACCGGCAAAAGGTCGTCGAAGCGGCCAAGCTCGCCGGAATCCATGGGGCGATCATGCGCCTGCCGCAGGGTTACGACACGGTGGTTCACAGTGAAACCATCTTCTCACGCGGGTATCGGCAGCGCCTCGGTCTTGCCCGCGCATTTTTCGGCAGTCCACGCCTCATCGTTCTCGACGAACCCAACGCCAGCCTCGACTACGGGGGCGAGCGAATGCTCCTGGATGCCATCGAGCGCATGAAGCTCGCGGGCGTCATCCTTGTCGTCGTCACTCACAGGATGGGTCTCCTCGCCGCCACGGACAAGATTGCCATCATGGAAGACGGTGCGGTCGCCGCGTTCGGCGACAGCGAGGACATCTTTGAACGGCACCTGAGCCGACCCCAGGTTACTTCACAGGTTGCGCCATGA
- a CDS encoding HlyD family type I secretion periplasmic adaptor subunit, with translation MIWNSLTIWKHPAVARLPMIWDRFVRGPSRPTPTRRSGVVVTAIDDFEPLEFPWCSTPTPTSPRGRLRAITVAGNLLVLCFMLGLGTWASLAPLESAAIASGVVESESSRKTIQHLEGGIVSKILVSDGDIVRSGQTLIALEDTRASSEVQSLQGQLWDAAARAARLQAEQQRFERIAIPDALEQDSRQSGVAAAALSAQQFIFQARLQVHESQLAVIRERRRQVEKEIEGLTAQESATGQRVGIVREELDMVTTLVNKGLERRPRLLNLQRELADVEGRRGEIAAQISRAAQVISEQQATLFKLESERQNEIAQSLREAQNQIFQLRERLFAARDQLSRTEVKAPEDGVITDLRIHTAGGVIGAGAPLMDLVPRQDRLIVTARLRPEDIDVVHPGLNAEVHLVPYNQRRVPRLIGTVVHVSADRLLDKRTDQPYYATKIRIDDAQIVANDIQIVPGMPVQVFITTGRGTVALYALRPLLDCFRNAFRED, from the coding sequence ATGATCTGGAATTCTCTCACCATCTGGAAGCATCCTGCCGTCGCCAGACTTCCCATGATCTGGGACCGGTTCGTACGAGGGCCGTCGCGCCCCACGCCGACCCGACGATCTGGCGTCGTGGTAACCGCAATCGACGATTTCGAGCCTCTGGAATTTCCATGGTGCTCGACGCCTACGCCGACCTCGCCACGCGGAAGGCTTCGCGCTATCACCGTCGCGGGCAATCTGCTGGTGCTCTGCTTCATGCTGGGGCTTGGTACATGGGCGAGCCTCGCGCCTCTCGAAAGCGCCGCGATCGCGTCCGGCGTCGTGGAATCGGAATCGAGTCGCAAGACGATCCAGCATCTGGAAGGCGGTATCGTCAGCAAGATCCTGGTTTCGGATGGCGACATCGTGCGCAGCGGCCAAACGCTGATCGCGCTGGAGGACACCCGGGCGAGCTCGGAGGTGCAGAGCCTTCAAGGCCAATTGTGGGATGCAGCTGCTCGTGCCGCTCGGCTTCAGGCCGAGCAGCAGAGATTCGAGAGGATCGCAATTCCGGACGCGCTGGAACAGGACAGCAGGCAGAGCGGAGTGGCCGCCGCTGCACTGTCGGCGCAGCAATTCATTTTCCAGGCGCGCCTGCAGGTCCACGAGTCGCAGCTTGCGGTCATTCGCGAACGAAGGCGTCAAGTCGAAAAGGAGATCGAAGGTCTCACGGCACAGGAGAGCGCCACCGGGCAGCGGGTCGGCATCGTCCGGGAGGAACTGGATATGGTCACGACCCTCGTCAACAAGGGGCTCGAACGGCGGCCGCGACTTCTGAACCTGCAGCGGGAACTGGCCGACGTTGAGGGCCGCCGCGGCGAGATCGCCGCGCAGATTTCCCGCGCCGCGCAAGTCATCAGCGAACAGCAGGCCACATTGTTCAAGCTCGAGAGCGAGAGGCAGAACGAGATCGCACAGTCGCTTCGTGAAGCACAGAACCAGATATTCCAGCTCCGCGAGCGGTTGTTTGCGGCCAGGGACCAGCTATCGCGAACAGAGGTCAAGGCGCCAGAGGACGGCGTGATAACCGATTTGCGGATTCATACAGCCGGCGGCGTCATCGGAGCGGGCGCTCCGCTCATGGACCTGGTACCCCGGCAAGACCGTCTCATCGTGACCGCGCGCCTGAGGCCCGAGGATATCGATGTGGTTCATCCCGGCCTCAATGCCGAGGTTCACCTCGTACCGTACAATCAGCGTCGCGTGCCTCGCCTGATCGGAACTGTCGTGCACGTGTCCGCAGACCGGCTCCTCGACAAGCGCACGGACCAGCCATACTACGCGACCAAAATCCGGATCGATGACGCGCAGATCGTCGCAAACGACATCCAGATCGTCCCCGGCATGCCGGTTCAAGTGTTCATCACGACAGGGCGCGGTACCGTGGCTCTCTACGCGCTCAGGCCCCTGCTCGACTGCTTCCGTAATGCATTCAGAGAGGACTAA